A window of the Halococcus agarilyticus genome harbors these coding sequences:
- the gfo6 gene encoding D-xylose 1-dehydrogenase Gfo6 codes for MTLEEFVDGFETRDWQTVTDGTVRLAVIGLGWWTIDYAIPATVDAELCETTVAVSGSKRKARRIADDSATIEHGITYDEFHDGVAADAYDAVYVCSPNALHLPFVETAAGLDKAILCEKPIEASVDRAREVVDVCVSADVPLAIDYRMHTEPAIRRARELVRAGFIGDPVHAIGTNSDSMDDLGDEPDRWRLDPDLVGSGVTVTDIGIYPLNTTRFLLDADPIAIQSVMHSEHGAFEEVPDEHTAYTTTFEDGTYLACTASSNAHTTTSLRLVGTEGEVFVEPAYHMETEIRLTRQDKTIALDTPQVNQMVEIFDYFADRVMSASPIGPSGDHGLLDMRAIEAIYEAGETGQTVHLN; via the coding sequence ATGACCCTGGAGGAGTTCGTCGACGGGTTCGAAACCCGGGACTGGCAGACGGTGACGGACGGGACGGTCCGGCTGGCCGTCATCGGCCTCGGCTGGTGGACGATCGATTACGCGATTCCCGCGACCGTCGACGCCGAGCTGTGTGAAACCACCGTTGCCGTGAGTGGCTCCAAACGGAAGGCCCGACGGATCGCCGACGACTCGGCGACCATCGAACACGGCATCACGTACGACGAGTTCCACGACGGCGTTGCCGCCGACGCCTACGACGCTGTGTACGTCTGCTCCCCGAACGCCCTGCATCTCCCGTTCGTCGAGACGGCTGCGGGACTCGACAAGGCGATTCTCTGTGAGAAGCCGATCGAAGCCAGCGTCGACCGTGCTCGGGAGGTGGTCGACGTCTGTGTGAGTGCCGACGTACCGCTCGCGATCGACTACCGCATGCACACCGAACCCGCGATCCGTCGGGCACGGGAGCTGGTGCGCGCCGGGTTCATCGGCGATCCGGTCCACGCGATCGGAACGAACTCGGACAGCATGGACGATCTCGGCGACGAACCGGATCGGTGGCGCCTCGATCCGGACCTGGTCGGGTCCGGTGTGACGGTGACCGACATCGGGATCTATCCCCTCAACACGACGAGGTTCCTGCTCGATGCGGATCCGATCGCGATCCAGTCCGTGATGCACTCGGAGCACGGGGCGTTCGAGGAGGTTCCGGACGAACACACTGCCTACACCACGACGTTCGAGGACGGCACGTATCTCGCGTGCACAGCCAGCTCGAACGCCCACACGACGACGAGCTTGCGCCTCGTTGGCACTGAGGGGGAGGTGTTCGTCGAGCCTGCGTACCACATGGAGACGGAGATCAGGCTCACACGGCAGGACAAGACGATTGCACTCGACACGCCCCAGGTGAATCAGATGGTCGAGATCTTCGATTACTTCGCCGATCGTGTCATGTCGGCGTCCCCCATCGGGCCGAGCGGCGACCACGGCTTGCTGGATATGCGGGCGATCGAGGCGATCTACGAAGCCGGTGAGACGGGGCAGACGGTTCACCTGAACTGA